The DNA window TGTAGAATTTTTTCATTAATCCAAGTGaggtttaatttatttgcataatgcattttattgcataaaaataaataatatatttggattaaatattaattgaatgagtcagttaaatgggtattaatatcaatgtgcaaatgagaaatttttaatcaaatgcaatgataaatgcatacgtttgaaacctttcacatgcaattgatgaaaatgcaattgattgcattaattgattttatttctacgttaaaaaattagtcattatgttgatgggctaatttatctttatatatctcaattgatcacacgtTGTCAAGAAGAGATATAACAATTGCAGAATTacatagtttatattttttaatcaccctaaatgaattttaattggttttatttttaacatcacaagaagctagctacttcttagttttttagaaaaaccctccattgatcattttaattgtggcttcacacaattctgctttgatcccggtgatagttcaggtacgttggtcaagttcgttgtgtagtgattctggtgctgaatcactactagatttgttgtaccctgggagacagccatctacgataagctccagcacaaacgggagacggtggaactgttttaagggaaatgtgctaagcacatgcctcgaatcaacatctcaatcggtgatttcgttctttgtatatcttatttatttttatttatttgtaacaccattttatatatatattctgttatttcaagacaagatttctaacattATCGTCGCAGATTTTGTCATTCTATTTTATAGGGTTTTGAGGTTGGAGAAACAAATCCAGAGAAGATCAATGTTCTAGATGAAATCAACATTGCTATCTCATCTTGGATGAACAATGTTAAGAATACCACAATTGCAAATTGTTTTCAACTTTGCAAACTTCGTTCGGTAGAAAATGTGGTTTCACAATctttagaagaagaagacgtTAGGGAATTATGGTCAACAATAAAGGAGTTACACTATTGTAACGCAATGGATGTGGATTAACTCTTTGATTATCTAGGTGAAAACGACATGACCGAGATTTTAACTAATGAAGAAATCACTGAGAGTCTTAGAGAAAACAATCAAGATGAAGACATTGAGGATGATAGTCGtgttttggagcttgtttctCGCAAAGAAGCAATTATAGCAGCAATAGTGATTTTCTCCTACAATTTGATAGAAGAACTCCACAACTTCATAAATCTTTGCAAAATATGAGGGATGAGATtcaaatgaatataatttttcatacaAAGTAGACAACAATGGACTCATATTTCACTagtatattattactttatatatcGGTTGATCAGACCTATATAAgccaaaaaattatattacttcATAAATTTATCGAAATTATTACTTTAGCTATTCGGTTCGAGTCGAGACTGTAAgaatttattactttatcgaggttataattttatcgaatattattttatcgagAGTCTATTGTATATATTCCCCTCAAAATGATCACTAATCAaccttttttaaaacaaataagtatttatttaaataaaccacaACCAAATAAGCTATAATTAGCTCTTCCATTCTCACTAAAAAAAACAACTATTAATTTATGTAGAATCATGCCACAACCTTAATTATTTTGCTCAATGTCTTCTATTATATTGTTCCTTTCCCAATATGTCTGGTTCTCTTTGATTCCTATTGTCTTAAGCCCGTTTCTTCATTAAACTATGAGTAGTCAAAAGGTTTCCTCCTAAAATTCCAGGTTGTCTGAATTTCTCAAACTGCCACTATAATTATGTTttgacaaatatttatttatcttattgtTGTGGAAATTTAGcagtatataaaaataaaaaatattaagtgaCAAAAGTCTCccactaaaaaaaaatttaccgAGTTAAAATGGGAGTCATGTATTGAATTTACCTGTATAAGAAGATTGATCGAAATAGTGTTTTCATGTGAAAtcattatttagattataaatgtaatgttaaattaatttatgtgcATAATagttaacatataaataaatggaAAACTTATATGAAATTGGGCCGGTCATTGTGTTCTTAGAAAGTGTTACTTAAAAGTAGGTCGCTAACAAATGGGCCTTCTATTAGGTATGTTATAATGGAGAGTTATGGCGAAAGGTGTTTGGTGGTAGAATAAGTTAGGGCCTGGTTtggttttgagttatttaaataactcaaaaaaaaaaaaaaattaaactcattTCTCTCCCCCACAAATTCATTAAATCACTCAATTCAGTTGATAAAatagattatatttaaatattaaattttattttatttatatatatcaataccctttaaatatttttactaaagaaaatttctacctcctcaaaatcatcaccgatcatcattttttttcctctgttattcaaataatcctgCCGAACAAACCcttattatttaaagttatttttgtattgtagGATAGCTTAACAATAGTTAAATAGTcactttttcaataaacctatttattttttaaacatcaatgcaatataattttaaaagataaaaaatttaggATTGAATGTTTTAACGCTACCTTCTTCAAGGCTAACTGGGATATCGTCGAACAAAGTGTTAGTGATGGAGTTATGGAGTTCTTTTGAAAGCGTAAGATGCTTAAGCAATGAAATACCACTATTCTCAACCTTATTCCAAAGAATTTCACACCCAAAAGAATTCCAGACTTCCGTCCCATATCATGTTGCAATGTaatctataaaattatttctaaaatcatAGCCAAACACTTTAAACTGTTATTTCAAACCTAATTAGTCATGGGAAATCAACATTCATCCATTGTAGATCTATTTGACATAACATAATACTTATACATGGATTATTAAAGGGCTATGACAGGAAGTCAATTTCACCTCGAGTGTCTTTTAAGGTGGATATCCAAAAAACTTTTTATTCCATTAAATAGATTGCTATTCAaggattattatttatttctaatttccCTTGTATTTTTATTGAGTGTGTGTTTCGACTCCTCACTTTATTGTTAGCATGAATGGTATCAATGATAGTTTTTAAAGGGAAGATAGGGTTAGACAAGGCGATCCACTCACTTCTTTCCTTTTTGTCCTCATCATGGAAGTCTTTGAGTGCATTGTTAAAATGCCTCTAAAGTACCGTCCATTATTTACTATCCATATTGTAGGGAAGAAAACATCACTCATATCTGTTTTGTATACGATTTATTTATCTTGGCGCATGTTGATGTTGAATCCGTCAAAACTAGCAAGGAGACATTAACAATCTTTTATAGTGTTTCATGTCTTAGCATCATCCAGAGTAAAAGTCTGGCCTTCTATGACAGTGTGAATAAGGAAACAAAGGCAATCATATTCGACATCATGAGAATCAATGAAGAGTCATTACCAGTTCGTTGTCTTGGTATCCCGCTCTCTTCAAAACAACTCCAAATCTCTCATTGTAGGCCATCgattgaaaatgtgaaaacactATCATGGAATGAGCTACAAAGAGATCATCTTAATTCAGTAGTTAAATTAATGACAttgaatcttttatttatttatttataaatgcacataaataataaattaacgacGTTTGAAACCAATAAATCgttttatataattgtaatggTAAGAAACTCCAAATTGTGAGAAAATTGTGAGATTGAAAGAAAAAGTTAGAAGTCTCACTTAACTTCTCATAAGGAGCCCAAACAattggaattatttttaaatcttatatataataataaattagaagtataaaatatatatggataacaatgttaaaaatatataaaaaggtAATGTATagcatatatttattattattgttcaaTTTTTTGAAAAGGGTAAAAGTAAAACAACTTAAAAGTTTTAGGGTGAGTTCTttttgggtttaaaaaaaacttcaactaaaatcaattttcaaatcaattagTTTTCAATAATCatatcattcattttattaactaaaataccctttattttaaattattattttttattatatatatatatatatatatatatatcaatattttaagtatttttaccaaaactaattatcacctcctcaaaatcatcactaatcattatttattttcccctctaattaaaaaaaaaactgaatccaaacaagattttatattatatttttaattaatgtggAAATGGTCCTTTAGATTCATCAATGGCTGGCAGTTATACTTGAAAAATTTCAGTCCCCACACGCTGAATTGGCCGGGTGGTGCATGACTGATGATGGTACAATCTCTCTGAGTCTCTGTCTATAATGACTATTATGAAATCAGCCCCATTACACCAATTTCTTCAAACTCCATGCCACCCTTGTTTGGTGCTTATCAATCTTTTTCAAAgggtaattgattatttttgtccttttcagtttagatttttcaaataatcttaactAATCAAATATACAGTGGAGTgagaaattgatttttaaatttaagaagttaacataaTCTTTACACCTTTACCGGAATGTCTTCCATTTCAACTTATGACATTTTAAATgtgaattgaattttttaatattttaaaatttcaaaagttaACATTATCTTTATACCTATAAAAATTTAAAGGTCTCCCATTTTAACTTAtgacattttaaatatgaattcaatGTAACTAATAAAGAATAAAAGCAAAATGACATAAATGTGGGCAATGGGTTGGGCTGTCACTAAAGGGCAAAGGACAGTGGGTCTCATAATTAGGTAGAATAATACAGAAATAAGCATGCATGCAGctggataaaataattttttattatcaaatatgaTATTAGAGTTAATTTAAGTTGTGTCAATCAATGATTATcttttctaataatttatatttatatttttaataatgtattttttagatattttagttgatgttcttatttttttccgACTATCATATCTTATAAGTTTTTGTTTTCAGTTATTGGTTTATCCCAATAGTCAATGctcatatttttattcgttttggttttggttgtttttATTGAGAATAGggagttaaatttaaaatattttttccctATTTTGTGAAACTTTGTTTGATTGGTCTTAGTTTTTGGTTATTGTTATCAAGAATAGagagttgaatttggtttggttGTTGTGGGTTATTGATTTTGGTTGGTCTGCATAGAAGAAGAGCTGGTTTTTGGGTGAATGATCAATGGATTGGGAAGGGAAgggaagagaagagaagagaaaaagattaagAATGATGAGTACCTTTTTGTTGTTCCTGCTGCTTCTGCCTGTGAAATTGTTTGGTTACGTCGATTAATTATTTACTGATATCGATTGctgatatatttacaaaaattcaCTCTGCTTCACGCTTTCGTTTTATATTGACAAACTCTCATATGCTTATTACTGTACTTATTTCGTGAGAGATATAGATgctataatataaaataatagatcGGTAagatattatgataatattataaattgtgataatataaatattatattaggttttttatatgttaattataataagagaaatgattaggtgagggaatttggtgagggaatgacttggcataatgaaaaaatcaaataatttttctcttttctctctttccttccacttttacatttttcaacaaatgaaggtgatgtcaagtcattcaTTCACCAAATTTCCTCATCAAATTCTCCTTCTCTATCCCTCCTCTTGtaataatatacataaatctatataaccataataaaataattttctattattctAACCGTCTCAATAATGTTGAGATTGACTGACTTTCATAAATGGTACCAAAGACCATTTTCTCACATGTGAACAGATATTGATATAGCTAGCCcatataaattcattcatttatctttatGCCTTAACTTGGAGAGCTAGTTTAATTAGAAGCTCTTATAATATTTGTGGGTGGCCATGGCTGATCATCTTTTCAAGCACTTGGCGGTGGCTAAGTTCAAAGAAGGAATAGTGGTGGAGGAGATTTTGAGTGGACTGGAGAAGCTTGTTTCTGATATTGATGCTGTCATCTCCTTTGAATGGCAAACTagctataattatatattaattttacccttttcaattcaattattttcaatcaTGTATTCATGTCTGTTTCAATGAATAGGGGAATTGACATTGAAAGCTTGGAAATGCTAAGGCAAGGATACACACATGCCTTTGTGCTGACATTCAAGAGCAAGGATGACTACAAGTCCTACCTTGCCCATCCCAAACATGTTAAGTACACGACTATATTTTCCCAAGTCATTGACAAGATTGTCGTGCTTGATTTCCCTGCCGTTCAATCCAAGTCTCCACCATGATCGATCCTCGACTGATCAAGTAATTACTAGAAGAAAGTTTGTGGATGTTCATGATATTGGATGTAATGTTGGTTTGGTGATTGGTATGCATTTGTAGTACTGTATTAAGGAGATTATATTGTAccagtttaataaaatatcaaaattgacTCAGATTTTATTAGCAAACATATCTGATCAGTAGATATCAAAACAGAGGCAGATTCACTAGCAGTGAGCTCAGAGTTGAATTGCTGCGcatttttcattataattcaATGACTATGGGTTTATTCGAGATTAAGAAGTTCTAATGTTCAGCTCAATATTCAGATAAACCTCCTTTTTTAGTTAAAGCAGCTTTCTGGCTCTTAATGATTATTGTTTTACTAGTGGGAGTGGTTGAACGAAGACACATATTATTAAAGCCGTTGgaagtaataattaatattaccaTTCAGTGATAAGAGTTgacttaagagatcaaaatatCACGGGTCGATTCTATCTTGAAACACTTTGAGTTTAAGCATGGACCATTACTGTGAGGTGTCATACTATATGAAATTAACAAGCTTAAGCTTAgtgaaggaagaagaaaattCTTTTTAAGTAAAGTGACTTGATTATTACAGGAATATGTGTATTCATGAAATACTCCTCTCAATCAATAGACGATAGATGAAAATTAAAGGTACTTCATCTATCTTGTATATTCTTCTTACCATTCCTCAAAGTTTCTCTGTGTTATCTTCGAATCTTtgtaagataaataaatattgaatatatcaaatcaaataatgtccacaataaaaatataatttaattttgacttACAATGATTTGAAATACAAGTAAGGTTTGTATATATCAACTAGCCTTATCACAAAATTGATCTTTCTACTAAGCTTTTCGTGAGTTTTTTTACCTttattgataaacaaattaCCTTGTTCACCAATTTCAAGCCCTGCAgtatatgttttaattataaaatggaTATTTCAATACAAAATTGATTAGAAAACAATTGTTTGTATTCACCTATATAATAGGTGAAATGAAAGAATTTACTCACCTTCAAGGGTATCAAGTAATAGAATTTCATGTATGCATGGAAGGCATTAATGGTGTTAAATACCTGAGTTTGGCAACCTTCACAATCTTACCATTTTTGTCAAACCAAGGATTAATGGTGAAGTACTTGAATATAAGGTCTACTAAACAGCCGTAAGTGATAGGGTTTCTCATAGAAGAACCGATGTGAAAGGGTCTTTTAACGTGCTCGAGATCATCGTTGGACTCATAATAATCAAAGAAATATATCACCTTTCCATTGTCCTAACCACATTTCAGCCATTGCTTTTGTAAATACATATGTATTTGGCCACCCATACTTTTTTGCCCTGCATATCCAAATAAATGATATTGATCATTATAAGAAGAACTTTAATCAGTGATGAGGATAATGATATCTTATCTAATAATAACCTTTGCATGCCCATGTCTTTCATAGCTAAAgtaatttctttttcattaacttttttttactttaagtTCACTCAGATGATCTTCCATCATTCTAATTTCGGTCTCGATGTTTAATCCATCAACTCTATTAAGGCTTTCACCCATAAAAAGGGCTTCTCTAAAgtacttttttaaaaataaatataataatatgggCTTCtctaaagtatttttttaaaaataaatataataaagaatattttaatatttttttttgttaatgaattaAGTCACGTGATAGATGAATAATTAAGAGAAtcatgaaataatatttgattatggtggaattattttgaaaatctcaACCGAACACATTCTTGTAGAAAACTTATTGCAATTTTTTCTAGAAGGATGAAATTTGTTGATGCTTAAGCTCAATGACAAGCAAACAACAAAAAGAAGACCAAAATTAAGTGAAGATGTATCCCAAATGTCATTAGGCTTGTGGATAATAATGAAGGAGAAAATGGAATAGACCTCTTCTTTACTATATTTAGTAGTTGGTTATAGTAACGTTTActattaattttagatatataattttagacCAATCATTTTCTATATTGGCTAATAAAAACTGAGTATTGATAGGTACTTGTGGCTTAATATATTCCAATACAACCCAAATTGTGATATAATTTGTCAAAGTTGTTCAGCAAAATAAAATTAcgcaaaaaaataaatacaatatctagttcatacaaataataaagaaaCATAAACGAAtcaaaatatgtcatttttaGTGGTAAGATCCgtttttcattttgtatgatAGTCATAGTTCTCACTGCTATCAAACTTGTAtgtttctattttatattttgatttatagtTCTTTGTCTTCATTGTCTCGTCGCTTCTTTCtgcatttattataaatttctcATTTGTTTGTATCGTTGTctcgttatttatttaaaaaaaagtgttaagacagtaaataatatgtttataattatatatacaacaaTGTCACAATACTTTTCTAGATGatcaaataacaaatttatttcaaacaaacaacaataatattttgCAGTATACAATATGTTAATTTCGGGTTTTTACTTCGGATATTATCTGAAGTAATAGGTAGTTCATTATCGAAGTAGATGATGCGatgtaataataaatactattttaCTTAGTATAAAAACCGGTCGTATCAAAAAAATAGCAAATTTTTTGACCAATCAACATATGCAAAACTGGTCTAGAATTGGACTGATTCCAAAGtaaatatattcttttacttcgtcatatatttacaaattactgaattgattaattatatttgacttcaaaattatatagatttccgaaataatttattatatatatatggctcCATAAATTATTTTGCGTCAatgaagtattttttttatattagttacTAGTATGAATTCATTCAGATTCACTGACGAATTTAATTGATAGTTAAGGAAAATGGTCAATTTTGACATTCCCAATCGTCATAGAGAAGCAATACCAAAACATTGACCATTTTACTTTACTAGTAGTTAAAGTCGTCTCAAGGGTTGTCCAACTAGTGTCGTGTTAGtttatttctcaatatattCAGCTGGCTCGTAGTCATTAACACAATCACCGTCGCCTTTTGAATGTTTCCCACGTGATCAAAACTCATGACATGTAGAGTTGCATTCAAATTAACAAGAATTTAGCAGTAAACTATCTTCTTCAACCTTGTCTCACTCTCACGATTTTTATCATAGGATTCCATAACCTATAATCGAACTCTTTGTGACCGTACCCAATGAAGACACACGGTTTTGCCTTATCGTCAAGCTTCGATCTTTCATCTTTTGGTATATGAACGAACACCCTACAATTTTTACTGTCCAAATTATGTTTGAACGACATTGTTTAACGTTGTTGCAGGAGAAAAGTTTATCAAATTAACTGCAGTTCTCGCTGCCTCCCCCAAAAGATGGGTAATTTCGAATGAGACATCATACACCTCACTCTTTCTTCAATCCATTAGTTCATTCTTTCGGTCACGTCGTTGTGTTGATTTGTCTTTGAAGGAGTTTTCTCAAATTTGATGTTGTGATCTCTATAATATCGTTCAAACGACCCCTGTATTCACTACCGTTGTATTACTTCACGCATCACAATTTCCTGTTTGTCTCTCTTTTAACTCTTTCATGGAAATCTTTAAAGACCTCTAGAACCTTAGAATTAGTTTTCAAAGTATAAAACCAAATTTTTTAGAgtgatcatcaataaatgttacaaaataatatGATCCATCGAAAGATTTTTTTTGGATAGATCAAACATCAATATGaatcaaatcaagaaaatttgatttattatggGGAGGGAGTGTATTAAATACAACTCTGTGTctttttttagttaaacatCACAACTTTTAGAGACGTACTTTGCAAACCGGGATAAAATTGTTTCTAGAGATATTTTGAAGTCTCTTCTCGCTAATGTGGCAAAGTCTCTTGTGACATAAATCAATATTCACATCTTTCTTGATTAAGTTTATCTCTCCCTTGTACAATTTGGGTTGCATTACATACAAATATCCGTCTTCGTTCCTCTAGAAATCACAAGGGAACCTTTGGTGAACTTCCACTAACCAAAATAATTCTCAAACCCCTTATTATAGAATTTTTCTATAGAAATCAAGTTTAGGCGAATGTCTGGAACGTGCCTCACATATCTAAGTATCAATTTGCAGTCGACGATAGTCTATAATCAAATGTCGTTGATACccattatcttaaataaatcgTTGGAGATTTCCAAAATCTCCTCTTGAATACATTTAGAAAAATCACAATGAGAAATAACGCAAAAAGAAGCACCGAAATCAATTACCCAGTCACTATCTTGACTTATGAGATTAACACAACAATTCTCGTACACGACTGTGGCATCGTCCTCTACAACCACATTGCTTTCTTTTTCACAATTTTACTTTCCTTTCACTATCACTTGCTTATTCAAAATTCCCTCTTAATGTGCCATAATTTGTTACAATGATAGAACTTAAGACCATCACGAGACTTCTTCCAAAGTGCCTACACATTTTACTCTTGCTTCCATATTCGACATTCTCTAACATCGACTCCAACTACTTCcggttaaaataaatgaaatggaTAATGTagaacaagaaaataaaataactaaaaagttGTGATAAAATAAGTAAACTCTAAAGAGTTACTTTGTTATTAAGTTGATTATTAGCATTTACATGTACTAGTATTTATAGTTAGGACAATAGTAAATGAAAGGTTACAAGTCATTGACATTTAATAATGACTTTTTAAAGATTTATGCAGATGAAACCAAGAGTATCTTGAGAAAAACTCAAAAGTCTTTTGAGAGATGAGTGattggttttgacttttgattcttgatgatattttaacatttaatacaTTCTCTCAAACAAAATAGAGTGGTACACACCGGGTGTTTGTACGAAATAAGATAAAATGGTTTAAGCCAAGTCCTTTGACAATATTAACTAGTCGCATTTGATGATAAGAGATTTCAGAGAGACTGAGTAATGATGTGGGACGAATGAAGTGTCCATGACTTACCTTCAATTTCCagtcatttatgattttatcgACTTTTACAATCGACAATAATTTTCTCGACTATTACAGTCGACAATGATTTTCTCGACTTTTACAGTCGATAAAGATTCAAAATACATTGAAGTTGTGATCAACTTTTATAGTAGGACATATGTAGAAAATGTGagatgatgagagagaaaaattttgaTGGTGGTGAGGATTAAGATGTTGGGAGTGATGAGATTTCAAGAATGAGTTgtgataaatatgaaatattgaGAAAATGACGGTGGTGGAGAAGAAATATGTGTAGAAATGATTGATAAAAtgagtttttgaaattttaaagggAACGGGGTTTCATAAAAAGTAATATGCCGAGAGATATACAATTGATCGGTAAAAAAGTTTGAGCAACACTAACACGTGTAATTGAGACATATGAAGGAAGATACATTGATGAGATATGAATTTGTAAAAAGATATaatctcaataaaataaaagaatggaGACATAGAAAAAAGAGTGAGACACATCTCTTTTAGGTGTTGAATATTAAATTGGACAACAATATTGATATGTGGACACTATTTATGatcaaaatatcatatattcTTCTATTCAATTCGAGTGAAAATTTTAATAGGATCGTGAATGTTAATTTCTTATgaatgctctgataccaagttaaaataaataaaatggataatatagaacaaaagaataaaataactaaaaagttGTGATAAAATAAGTAAGCTCTAAAGAGTTACATTGTTATTGAGTTGGCTGATTGTGGCTTTGGgttacattattaatatttatatgtactACTATTTATAGTAAagacaatttattattaatatttacatgTACTACTATTTATAGTAAAGACAATAGTAAACGAAATATTATAAGTCATTAACATTTTATAACGACTCTTCAGTTTATGTGTAGATGAAACAATGAGTCTCTTGAGAAAAACTCAAAAGTCTTTTGAGAGATGAGTGATTGGTCTTGACTCTTGATCCTTGAACATTGATAATATTTTAGCGTTTAATACTTCTGAAGGGTCTGCGCATCTTTCTCTTCTACAATATGGTGGAAAATATTTTGGTCAACACAATACTTGATCGTAGCAGTTGCTTTTCAATTCTGaaattttcaatctttatcgCTCATCGTGTCTGGCTTTATCATGACTTGGTACATTCCTAAACAATTCTTTACAAATCAGTAAATCAAGAATCTTGTGTTTTAACACCGAAAAGTTCGTCGAGGTTAGCTTAATTATCCTAAGAATTTTGCTCCTCTATTTGGtacacaagaaatttgactagTCCAACCAAATGGTCTAATATAATTTGGTGGGGAAAATCACTTAGTAATAATTGCGAAATAATTGGTCTATCCCTCTTTGTAtgtcataataaaataataaagaaaatcaaatcaaatatcaaTCAATAAAATCAAGCATACAGAGAGACAtcaattttattgtaaaaattcTAACAAGGATAAAAATCACGAAACAATAAgcctattaaaaaatattcactaTATTATAATGAGTTACACTAAAGTCTTCACTAACACTCTAGATGTTCACTAATACAAAGTTTTCACCGTTAATGGTGGATTACATAAATACGAACAGCAACAAGAACAAATCTTACCGAATTGAAATATTCAAACGAGTATCTAAGAGAAGTTTAAACAAAGATCTAGACTTGTCAGAATGTAGAGAAAGTTTTAAGAATTCACCACTTATGATTCGAGCCTAAACCAAAAACCATCCAGTTGCCCGATCTTCTCGCCAAAACTCTGAATATCTAATCCtactttatttgttttatatctctaattttctctttaaatt is part of the Impatiens glandulifera chromosome 1, dImpGla2.1, whole genome shotgun sequence genome and encodes:
- the LOC124922498 gene encoding stress-response A/B barrel domain-containing protein At5g22580-like: MADHLFKHLAVAKFKEGIVVEEILSGLEKLVSDIDAVISFEWGIDIESLEMLRQGYTHAFVLTFKSKDDYKSYLAHPKHVKYTTIFSQVIDKIVVLDFPAVQSKSPP